Proteins from one Coregonus clupeaformis isolate EN_2021a chromosome 29, ASM2061545v1, whole genome shotgun sequence genomic window:
- the LOC121544727 gene encoding uncharacterized protein LOC121544727 isoform X2: MADNEDESNMSSTTTGADHGTIAQVPCVSGLPVNQNQIGEKCIEANAPEITEAHGLTDFLQSCTKEDTFVAKDSQEVVSQTEDNEQQPEQNITSIVETSCIATGAEYSTVSADFVNALAPGTTIIYVQPDGSFVEGSGLTEEEQQQLVEQLAKQQLVTVTESEAARLFEQNQGIKTLPTTSSQIQYTIPSTALAPNELQQVIEQVTKSQQSMAQTPKESEQVVTTLDPTTGLFTTVAASEIAVASPKPLVTMQNASQKLKNVAKQVALQSNNGTRLVQKKETIRIQVQMPSGKQEVKGPTQTTISIPQQKNFAVASQGQQVKVSTNGGVSSSPQIIHITPIVGQQQYFLQQNPGDPPIQLLLQSSTPVVGSLVPVVHKLPIPFQTPVQQPSGKAPVNGTTVTAVKPATAAAMSVSVPTLEKVKRVKTRMKKAPNIKTRSGRVSRPPKYKVKDYKFIKTEDLAESHQSDSDDYSEISVEEDEDGEDGKKGTSSMIYSHKRKAFQCETCDKAYIGHGGLSRHYRLNPSHGELKSPPEGTPKTDGPGKSTDAGAEHKKPTEESNASSVKNTSVPEKSEASEKTAAATSTTQQKADTTATQGVAASTRQTMVQARGPGRPRGRGRPPTKAHPAVRRGRPPKLGGGAASVEQQAQSRKAWLKEVTHECDNEELMEIVLPRLAKVMTVWEFLLMKVEKGRQPKTPFSDVYQEFEQLHSQVKKMAQDYISNPQGVHMALEVHNIEVAKSLGIFDEVNKLKVLNPPTQQNVTNMAIKNVRYMENSKMLPPTKRFKMENQAGVQIHQNGIETSTKESSEAKVENTATTSMKDILPHAQVPTKSTAGSQATQTATITPQVVSSNPETNITPMELIQDHLSNSMTETVDSVGEDAMETDQGVSGTEPTEVLSTSDIADQMKELEKALATDQVAVDQQPRSTQPQQSNPTPVQQSGLTQAVSTSSEGGQVVVQEAQGSQEAQGCQEVQEIYIQTEGLTMHLAEGQEGELASERIIIVNGPDGTTMHIRAPEGVPLEAVHALLGIEAEGKTQQ, translated from the exons ATGGCGGACAACGAGGACGAGAGCAATATGTCAAGTACAACAACAGGGGCAGATCACGGTACAATAGCTCAAGTTCCATGTGTTTCTGGATTGCCAGTAAACCAGAACCAAATCGGCGAGAAATGCATTGAAGCAAATGCACCTGAGATCACCGAAGCGCATGGCTTGACAGATTTCCTGCAAAGCTGCACAAAAGAGGATACATTCGTTGCAAAGGACTCCCAGGAGGTTGTCAGCCAAACTGAAGACAATGAACAACAACCTGAACAGAACATAACGTCTATTGTTGAGACCTCATGTATTGCAACGGGTGCAGAGTATTCTACAGTCAGTGCTGACTTTGTAAATGCTCTTGCACCTGGGACCACCATCATTTACGTGCAACCAGATGGTAGTTTTGTTGAGGGATCAGGTCTGACTGAAGAGGAGCAGCAACAGCTAGTGGAGCAGTTGGCCAAACAACAGCTTGTTACAGTGACTGAGAGTGAGGCTGCTCGCCTGTTTGAACAAAATCAAGGCATCAAAACACTCCCTACTACTTCGTCACAGATACAGTATACTATTCCCAGTACAGCACTGGCTCCCAACGAACTGCAACAAGTAATAGAGCAAGTTACCAAATCTCAGCAATCCATGGCCCAGACACCCAAGGAATCGGAGCAGGTTGTGACCACACTGGACCCCACAACTGGCTTGTTCACGACTGTTGCAGCTTCAGAGATTGCAGTAGCAAGCCCAAAGCCACTGGTCACTATGCAGAATGCATCACAGAAGCTGAAGAATGTTGCGAAACAAGTGGCACTTCAGTCCAACAATGGAACACGCCTGGTTCAGAAAAAG GAAACCATCCGAATCCAAGTCCAGATGCCCTCTGGAAAGCAGGAGGTGAAAGGACCTACGCAGACTACCATTTCAATCCCTCAACAGAAGAATTTTGCTGTGGCGAGTCAAGGCCAGCAGGTCAAAGTGTCTACGAACGGCGGTGTGAGCAGCAGCCCACAGATCATCCACATCACACCCATAGTTGGACAGCAACAGTACTTCCTACAGCAGAACCCTGGAGACCCTCCTATTCAGCTGCTACTGCAGAGCTCAACACCCGTGGTTGGCAGCTTGGTTCCCGTTGTGCACAAACTGCCCATACCTTTTCAGACCCCTGTCCAGCAGCCTTCAGGTAAGGCCCCGGTCAATGGCACAACAGTCACAGCAGTTAAACCTGCCACTGCTGCTgccatgtctgtctctgtccccacACTGGAAAAAGTGAAAAGGGTCAAAACCAGAATGAAAAAGGCACCGAATATCAAAACGCGTTCCGGCAGGGTGTCCAGACCGCCCAAGTACAAGGTGAAGGACTATAAGTTCATCAAGACAGAGGACTTGGCCGAGAGCCATCAGTCAGATTCTGACGACTACTCTGAGATCAGTGTGGAGGAAGATGAGGATGGTGAGGATGGTAAAAAGGGAACATCATCTATGATTTACAGTCACAAGCGGAAGGCCTTTCAATGTGAAACGTGCGATAAAGCTTACATAGGCCACGGAGGTCTGTCCAGACACTACAGGCTGAACCCCTCCCACGGTGAACTGAAGTCCCCTCCTGAAGGGACCCCTAAAACAGACGGCCCTGGTAAAAGCACAGACGCTGGGGCCGAACATAAGAAGCCGACTGAAGAAAGTAATGCCAGCAGTGTTAAAAATACATCGGTTCCTGAGAAAAGTGAGGCCTCAGAGAAAACAGCTGCTGCAACGTCAACCACTCAACAAAAA GCGGATACCACGGCAACCCaaggagtagcagcttctaccaGGCAGACAATGGTCCAGGCTCGGGGACCAGGGAGGCCCAGAGGACGGGGCAGACCACCTACCAAAGCACACCCAGCGGTGAGACGGGGGCGACCTCCAAAGCTAGGAGGGGGAGCAGCCAGTGTGGAGCAGCAGGCCCAGAGTAGGAAAGCGTGGCTCAAAGAG GTGACACACGAATGTGATAATGAAGAACTCATGGAGATTGTGCTCCCTCGTCTGGCTAAGGTCATGACTGTCTGGGAGTTCCTCCTGATGAAG GTGGAGAAGGGGCGGCAACCCAAAACCCCGTTTTCGGATGTGTACCAGGAGTTTGAGCAGCTCCACAGCCAGGTGAAGAAGATGGCCCAGGACTACATCAGTAACCCTCAGGGTGTCCACATGGCCTTGGAGGTCCACAATATAGAG GTTGCCAAATCTCTTGGCATCTTCGATGAGGTGAACAAGTTGAAAGTTCTGAACCCACCAACGCAGCAGAATGTCACCAACATGGCAATCAAGAATGTCCGCTACATGGAG AATTCTAAAATGTTACCTCCAACAAAGAGATTTAAAATGGAAAACCAGGCTGGTGTTCAGATCCATCAGAACGGCATTGAGACTTCCACAAAAG AATCAAGTGAGGCCAAAGTAGAGAACACCGCAACAACAAGCATGAAGGACATTTTACCACATGCTCAGGTGCCCACCAAGAGCACAGCAGGATCTCAAGCTACTCAGACTGCTACCATCACACCACAGGTTGTCTCATCTAACCCAGAGACCAACATAACACCCATGGAACTGATCCAGGATCACTTATCCAACAGCATGACAGAAACAGTTGACTCAGTGGGAGAGGACGCCATGGAGACAGATCAGGGTGTGTCTGGTACAGAACctactgaggtcctgagcaccaGTGACATAGCGGATCAAATGAAGGAGCTAGAGAAGGCCTTGGCCACAGACCAAGTCGCAGTTGATCAGCAGCCCAGGAGTACTCAGCCGCAGCAGTCCAACCCTACCCCAGTCCAGCAGAGTGGCCTGACCCAGGCTGTCTCTACCTCTAGCGAAGGAGGCCAGGTGGTGGTTCAGGAGGCACAGGGCAGCCAGGAGGCCCAGGGCTGCCAGGAGGTCCAGGAGATCTACATCCAGACTGAGGGGCTGACCATGCACCTAGCAGAGGGCCAGGAGGGCGAATTGGCCTCGGAGCGCATCATCATCGTCAACGGGCCTGACGGCACCACTATGCACATCCGCGCCCCTGAAGGAGTCCCTCTGGAAGCAGTCCATGCTCTGCTTGGTATTGAGGCTGAGGGGAAAACACAGCAGTGA
- the LOC121544316 gene encoding cyclin-dependent kinase 2-interacting protein isoform X2, with amino-acid sequence MEGLQGSETTTPGRKSQSAVTGSARKVKDNAADWHNLILKWDRLNDEGSTIANKIVNLGFNKDSQKEMQVMMAGQDTSASSNSENAFENNRELEEECDKLLSVMDKMTRIVSKMEKLVSSEKGIIDLETFQYGTGGRQTPLFQTWPTSQFADISSKLYEAYKQELTLKLAILQELAHTTNPDLSMVYLSCWLYQPYLDDRARLLLEGLLLETGHRPI; translated from the exons ATGGAAG GCCTACAAGGATCAGAGACGACCACTCCTGGCAGGAAGTCCCAGTCTGCAGTGACTGGCAGCGCAAGGAAAGTGAAGGACAATGCAGCAGACTGGCACAATCTGATTCTGAAATGGGACCGACTGAATGATGAAGGATCCACCATTGCAAATAAGATAGTCAATTTAGGATTCAATAAAGA TTCACAGAAAGAGATGCAAGTCATGATGGCGGGTCAGGACACCTCTGCCAGCTCTAATTCAGAGAATGCATTTGAAAACAATAGAGAACTAGAAGAGGAGTGTGACAAGTTGCTAAGTGTCATGGACAAAATG ACTCGTATTGTATCAAAAATGGAGAAGTTAGTTTCCTCTGAGAAGGGGATCATCGATCTGGAGACATTCCAGTATGGAACAGGAGGAAGACAAACTCCTTTGTTTCAGACCTGGCCTACGTCACAGTTCG CGGACATCTCCTCCAAGCTCTACGAAGCCTACAAGCAAGAACTGACACTGAAACTGGCTATTCTTCAGGAACTAGCTCACACAACTAACCCAGACCTTTCAATGGTGTACCTCTCCTGCTGGCTGTATCAGCCGTACCTAGATGACAGGGCAAGGTTACTGTTAGAGGGTCTTCTTTTAGAGACAGGGCATAGGCCAATTTAA
- the LOC121544727 gene encoding uncharacterized protein LOC121544727 isoform X1 produces the protein MADNEDESNMSSTTTGADHGTIAQVPCVSGLPVNQNQIGEKCIEANAPEITEAHGLTDFLQSCTKEDTFVAKDSQEVVSQTEDNEQQPEQNITSIVETSCIATGAEYSTVSADFVNALAPGTTIIYVQPDGSFVEGSGLTEEEQQQLVEQLAKQQLVTVTESEAARLFEQNQGIKTLPTTSSQIQYTIPSTALAPNELQQVIEQVTKSQQSMAQTPKESEQVVTTLDPTTGLFTTVAASEIAVASPKPLVTMQNASQKLKNVAKQVALQSNNGTRLVQKKQETIRIQVQMPSGKQEVKGPTQTTISIPQQKNFAVASQGQQVKVSTNGGVSSSPQIIHITPIVGQQQYFLQQNPGDPPIQLLLQSSTPVVGSLVPVVHKLPIPFQTPVQQPSGKAPVNGTTVTAVKPATAAAMSVSVPTLEKVKRVKTRMKKAPNIKTRSGRVSRPPKYKVKDYKFIKTEDLAESHQSDSDDYSEISVEEDEDGEDGKKGTSSMIYSHKRKAFQCETCDKAYIGHGGLSRHYRLNPSHGELKSPPEGTPKTDGPGKSTDAGAEHKKPTEESNASSVKNTSVPEKSEASEKTAAATSTTQQKADTTATQGVAASTRQTMVQARGPGRPRGRGRPPTKAHPAVRRGRPPKLGGGAASVEQQAQSRKAWLKEVTHECDNEELMEIVLPRLAKVMTVWEFLLMKVEKGRQPKTPFSDVYQEFEQLHSQVKKMAQDYISNPQGVHMALEVHNIEVAKSLGIFDEVNKLKVLNPPTQQNVTNMAIKNVRYMENSKMLPPTKRFKMENQAGVQIHQNGIETSTKESSEAKVENTATTSMKDILPHAQVPTKSTAGSQATQTATITPQVVSSNPETNITPMELIQDHLSNSMTETVDSVGEDAMETDQGVSGTEPTEVLSTSDIADQMKELEKALATDQVAVDQQPRSTQPQQSNPTPVQQSGLTQAVSTSSEGGQVVVQEAQGSQEAQGCQEVQEIYIQTEGLTMHLAEGQEGELASERIIIVNGPDGTTMHIRAPEGVPLEAVHALLGIEAEGKTQQ, from the exons ATGGCGGACAACGAGGACGAGAGCAATATGTCAAGTACAACAACAGGGGCAGATCACGGTACAATAGCTCAAGTTCCATGTGTTTCTGGATTGCCAGTAAACCAGAACCAAATCGGCGAGAAATGCATTGAAGCAAATGCACCTGAGATCACCGAAGCGCATGGCTTGACAGATTTCCTGCAAAGCTGCACAAAAGAGGATACATTCGTTGCAAAGGACTCCCAGGAGGTTGTCAGCCAAACTGAAGACAATGAACAACAACCTGAACAGAACATAACGTCTATTGTTGAGACCTCATGTATTGCAACGGGTGCAGAGTATTCTACAGTCAGTGCTGACTTTGTAAATGCTCTTGCACCTGGGACCACCATCATTTACGTGCAACCAGATGGTAGTTTTGTTGAGGGATCAGGTCTGACTGAAGAGGAGCAGCAACAGCTAGTGGAGCAGTTGGCCAAACAACAGCTTGTTACAGTGACTGAGAGTGAGGCTGCTCGCCTGTTTGAACAAAATCAAGGCATCAAAACACTCCCTACTACTTCGTCACAGATACAGTATACTATTCCCAGTACAGCACTGGCTCCCAACGAACTGCAACAAGTAATAGAGCAAGTTACCAAATCTCAGCAATCCATGGCCCAGACACCCAAGGAATCGGAGCAGGTTGTGACCACACTGGACCCCACAACTGGCTTGTTCACGACTGTTGCAGCTTCAGAGATTGCAGTAGCAAGCCCAAAGCCACTGGTCACTATGCAGAATGCATCACAGAAGCTGAAGAATGTTGCGAAACAAGTGGCACTTCAGTCCAACAATGGAACACGCCTGGTTCAGAAAAAG CAGGAAACCATCCGAATCCAAGTCCAGATGCCCTCTGGAAAGCAGGAGGTGAAAGGACCTACGCAGACTACCATTTCAATCCCTCAACAGAAGAATTTTGCTGTGGCGAGTCAAGGCCAGCAGGTCAAAGTGTCTACGAACGGCGGTGTGAGCAGCAGCCCACAGATCATCCACATCACACCCATAGTTGGACAGCAACAGTACTTCCTACAGCAGAACCCTGGAGACCCTCCTATTCAGCTGCTACTGCAGAGCTCAACACCCGTGGTTGGCAGCTTGGTTCCCGTTGTGCACAAACTGCCCATACCTTTTCAGACCCCTGTCCAGCAGCCTTCAGGTAAGGCCCCGGTCAATGGCACAACAGTCACAGCAGTTAAACCTGCCACTGCTGCTgccatgtctgtctctgtccccacACTGGAAAAAGTGAAAAGGGTCAAAACCAGAATGAAAAAGGCACCGAATATCAAAACGCGTTCCGGCAGGGTGTCCAGACCGCCCAAGTACAAGGTGAAGGACTATAAGTTCATCAAGACAGAGGACTTGGCCGAGAGCCATCAGTCAGATTCTGACGACTACTCTGAGATCAGTGTGGAGGAAGATGAGGATGGTGAGGATGGTAAAAAGGGAACATCATCTATGATTTACAGTCACAAGCGGAAGGCCTTTCAATGTGAAACGTGCGATAAAGCTTACATAGGCCACGGAGGTCTGTCCAGACACTACAGGCTGAACCCCTCCCACGGTGAACTGAAGTCCCCTCCTGAAGGGACCCCTAAAACAGACGGCCCTGGTAAAAGCACAGACGCTGGGGCCGAACATAAGAAGCCGACTGAAGAAAGTAATGCCAGCAGTGTTAAAAATACATCGGTTCCTGAGAAAAGTGAGGCCTCAGAGAAAACAGCTGCTGCAACGTCAACCACTCAACAAAAA GCGGATACCACGGCAACCCaaggagtagcagcttctaccaGGCAGACAATGGTCCAGGCTCGGGGACCAGGGAGGCCCAGAGGACGGGGCAGACCACCTACCAAAGCACACCCAGCGGTGAGACGGGGGCGACCTCCAAAGCTAGGAGGGGGAGCAGCCAGTGTGGAGCAGCAGGCCCAGAGTAGGAAAGCGTGGCTCAAAGAG GTGACACACGAATGTGATAATGAAGAACTCATGGAGATTGTGCTCCCTCGTCTGGCTAAGGTCATGACTGTCTGGGAGTTCCTCCTGATGAAG GTGGAGAAGGGGCGGCAACCCAAAACCCCGTTTTCGGATGTGTACCAGGAGTTTGAGCAGCTCCACAGCCAGGTGAAGAAGATGGCCCAGGACTACATCAGTAACCCTCAGGGTGTCCACATGGCCTTGGAGGTCCACAATATAGAG GTTGCCAAATCTCTTGGCATCTTCGATGAGGTGAACAAGTTGAAAGTTCTGAACCCACCAACGCAGCAGAATGTCACCAACATGGCAATCAAGAATGTCCGCTACATGGAG AATTCTAAAATGTTACCTCCAACAAAGAGATTTAAAATGGAAAACCAGGCTGGTGTTCAGATCCATCAGAACGGCATTGAGACTTCCACAAAAG AATCAAGTGAGGCCAAAGTAGAGAACACCGCAACAACAAGCATGAAGGACATTTTACCACATGCTCAGGTGCCCACCAAGAGCACAGCAGGATCTCAAGCTACTCAGACTGCTACCATCACACCACAGGTTGTCTCATCTAACCCAGAGACCAACATAACACCCATGGAACTGATCCAGGATCACTTATCCAACAGCATGACAGAAACAGTTGACTCAGTGGGAGAGGACGCCATGGAGACAGATCAGGGTGTGTCTGGTACAGAACctactgaggtcctgagcaccaGTGACATAGCGGATCAAATGAAGGAGCTAGAGAAGGCCTTGGCCACAGACCAAGTCGCAGTTGATCAGCAGCCCAGGAGTACTCAGCCGCAGCAGTCCAACCCTACCCCAGTCCAGCAGAGTGGCCTGACCCAGGCTGTCTCTACCTCTAGCGAAGGAGGCCAGGTGGTGGTTCAGGAGGCACAGGGCAGCCAGGAGGCCCAGGGCTGCCAGGAGGTCCAGGAGATCTACATCCAGACTGAGGGGCTGACCATGCACCTAGCAGAGGGCCAGGAGGGCGAATTGGCCTCGGAGCGCATCATCATCGTCAACGGGCCTGACGGCACCACTATGCACATCCGCGCCCCTGAAGGAGTCCCTCTGGAAGCAGTCCATGCTCTGCTTGGTATTGAGGCTGAGGGGAAAACACAGCAGTGA
- the LOC121544316 gene encoding cyclin-dependent kinase 2-interacting protein isoform X1, which produces MEVGLQGSETTTPGRKSQSAVTGSARKVKDNAADWHNLILKWDRLNDEGSTIANKIVNLGFNKDSQKEMQVMMAGQDTSASSNSENAFENNRELEEECDKLLSVMDKMTRIVSKMEKLVSSEKGIIDLETFQYGTGGRQTPLFQTWPTSQFADISSKLYEAYKQELTLKLAILQELAHTTNPDLSMVYLSCWLYQPYLDDRARLLLEGLLLETGHRPI; this is translated from the exons ATGGAAG TAGGCCTACAAGGATCAGAGACGACCACTCCTGGCAGGAAGTCCCAGTCTGCAGTGACTGGCAGCGCAAGGAAAGTGAAGGACAATGCAGCAGACTGGCACAATCTGATTCTGAAATGGGACCGACTGAATGATGAAGGATCCACCATTGCAAATAAGATAGTCAATTTAGGATTCAATAAAGA TTCACAGAAAGAGATGCAAGTCATGATGGCGGGTCAGGACACCTCTGCCAGCTCTAATTCAGAGAATGCATTTGAAAACAATAGAGAACTAGAAGAGGAGTGTGACAAGTTGCTAAGTGTCATGGACAAAATG ACTCGTATTGTATCAAAAATGGAGAAGTTAGTTTCCTCTGAGAAGGGGATCATCGATCTGGAGACATTCCAGTATGGAACAGGAGGAAGACAAACTCCTTTGTTTCAGACCTGGCCTACGTCACAGTTCG CGGACATCTCCTCCAAGCTCTACGAAGCCTACAAGCAAGAACTGACACTGAAACTGGCTATTCTTCAGGAACTAGCTCACACAACTAACCCAGACCTTTCAATGGTGTACCTCTCCTGCTGGCTGTATCAGCCGTACCTAGATGACAGGGCAAGGTTACTGTTAGAGGGTCTTCTTTTAGAGACAGGGCATAGGCCAATTTAA